The genomic DNA CAAGCAAAAATAAATCTCAATATCAGATGACAAAAGAAGTGAAGTTGCCTAAATTtggatcatatatatatccctttACCATGGAGCTGAGTCTCCAAAGATCCATTCTGCATCATCTCATACACAATACAACTCGTTTGGCGATATACGCAAAATCCCAATAGGGAAACTATGTTCTGATGCTTGATCTTAGCCAACCAATCTACCTCAGTCTGCACATATAAACCAACAAGAGAAAACTAGTTATGGTTTTACCGAGTGAGATCAGGTTCGATTCTGAGAAACCTTACAGgtcaaaaccaatcaaacctCAAACTGTTTTTCAATGTCTGTCTCCCCACCACCATCAAGTTTCTTCACAGCGACAGAGGACTTTTCATCAAGACAAGCTCTGTAAAGGCATCCACGACCACCTCGGCTCAACACATTACTATCGCTAAACTTGTTTGTTGCAGACTCCAGCAACTGATACTCATACACAGGGATAGTTCCTTTTCTCACAGATTCAATCTTGTGTACAATCGGCTTCGTGGATACACTCTTCACCGAATCTTCAGACAACCCAAAAGCACCAATATAAGCCATAGTGTAATAAAAGAGTAgtaacaaaaccaagaaactaCAATTGGTTTGAGAGagacaaacttttaaaaataccaGATTTGTGTTTGATCCCGGTGAAGCTGTTCTTCATATATCTGTACCTCCAAAGCAAGAGATACAAAAGGAACATGACTGTGACACAGAGGAGAGTTGATGAGACTATAAGAGCAATTAGAATCTTCTTGTTCAAGTCCTGGCGAAGCACCACTTTAACAATGGGAGGTCCTGAGCAAAAGTAAGATTAAAAAAGTTCAAACTCTTTGCTTATCAGTGTCAGATAAtatgaaatttgattttcagCAATTGCATCATTATCGgaaagttttcacttttcattcGGTAAACAGTAATCGATTCAACTAAATTCAATTCCTTTAAGCAAACCCATATCGGAAATTTCAAGAACTAGTAAAGACCCAATCACTCAAATCAGTAGTAATAGTTGTTCTTCTAGGGCAACGTCGAGAAAATTAGGGAAGCAAATAAGTAGTACCTGGGGATTGAGCTGCTACCATTCGTGGAGAAGCTTGAGAAATGGGGATTTCGTGGGAAGTACCAGAAACGTAGACAacagaagatgtttcttctgaATTAGTAGCAAGAGCAATGGAGAAACCAAGAAGAACCCAAATGGGTAGCAGCAGATGACGAAGAAGGTGAGAcataagtatttttctttgtctgggtaacacacaaacaaaaatgcaaagaaaagacaaaaaaaatagaaaaaatagagagaagattAGTAGAATATGAAGAAGCTGCTTTGTGTTCTTCGTTCTATCTAACTACTCTATATGGTGGAAATCTAGAGATTATCTTTTTGTCTGGGACCGAGGAGATGGAGACAAGAGACACTGTTGGAGTTgggaaacagagagaaggacaaagtttttggtgtttggtCTTCATGTGGCAGTTATGAAAAGGTGGAAAAAAGTTTAAGTGTGTGCCGCCTGTGGAGAGAGAAACCCCAACCCTCCAGACGTGGTGATAAGACGTGGGAATTATGGAGAGAGATGGTGTTTAGTGTAGCAGCTaaaacacagttttttttttttttttcttccccatTCAAGagaatcttttaatttttgattttgtcctACATTACAAAATTTAACATCCCAAGGCAAGATGATGAATGATGCTGTgtttattactattatatagttagacaaacaaaaaaaattaaacctttttatacgTAAAGTACTAAAGAAAAGATTTTCTATGAAAGCGTTAGTCCTTTACTTTCTTTATAAAGAAGtttaaattaaagtaaataaattgtTATAGTTGCAAGTTtgaattttatacaaatttagaaTTGGATCGCTCATCATtagatttaataaatttatctgtttttatatatatatatataatcggaTCATgttatattactatttattttaataaataataatataatgataATGATGTGATGTTAGAGGAGAAGAATATAGAGAATGGATTGTGTAATCTCTCGATAGTGTTGTTTGCATCGAGGCACAGTAATCCAAATGATTCTCGATTGGGTCACTGCGCGAATTCAATTCATGCGGGATTTTAGTGAACAAAACGACAAGTCGTGGTTTAAAGAGTGAATCcaataaatttatttctttttagaaaagaaaaaaataaagtatatatacaaagagACCACAAAACTCCAAAAAGTATGAGCATTATTCATGTGAACTTTCTCGTGTCTGTCATAGTCAACTTTAATTTACCGACACAAGTGGTTACTGACTAGTCCtacagttgaaaaaaaaacaactagaCAGACTTATTGTTGGGCCATTCGAAATTTTGAATGGCGTATTTATTGGCCTTTAAAGAATAAAGAggtttatatatgatttattggGCCAGAACAAGCCCAAGTATGAAATTTAAAATCGGGATGTAATAAAGGTTAAAAAAAGTCAGcggagaagaaaaagatctGTAACAAGTTTTTGAGACTCTCTCTGTGTTGAGCTGAGCAaatctcgagagagagagagagagagagaatcaaaagatGGATATACACTTACCAGAAGAATGTTGGGAACTGATCTGTAAAGCTATGGAAGAAGATGACTATCGATTCCTGGAATCAGTTTCAGTGGTATCGACTTTGTTACTCTCCATCACCAATCGCGTCCGCTCTACTTTCGTCATCACCGATCGAACTCTTCCTTCACTCGACCGTCACCTCCTTCGTTTCCCTAACTTGAAGCGTATCAAATTCTTCGATTTCCATCACGATCTCGATTCGACTCTTCTCCAGGTTTCCCGTTCCGGTTTAAATCTCGAATCGGTCGACGTCTCGCAGATGCGGTGTTTCCCAGATTTCGAGTCAAAATCGgggacgacgacgacgatgaggatgatgaaggaATTGAAATGTTCCAGAGTTGGGGCTTTTCAAGATAGCAATCTTGTTTCCATCGGAGAGAGCTTCCCGTGCCTGGAGAAGCTCGACATAAGCTACCCCAATTCGATTCCAAGCCGAGTCTCTGATTCTGGAGTTATCAGTCTTTCCTCAAACCTCAAAGGTTTGTTGAAGATTAACATCTCCGGTAACAGTTTCATCACTGATAAATCTTTGATCGCTCTCTCTCGGAACTGTCTTCTCTTGAGAGAAATCATCTTCCGTGACTGTGATTTCATTTCGTCTGATTGCATCAAGTTCCTTTTACACAATTCCCGCAACTTGGAGTCTCTTGCTATCAACGGAATCGGATTGAGGCCCAGGGAGTCTCTCCCAAGCGATGCTTTCCGCTTTGCTCGTCGTTTGATTGACCTTGATCTCTCTGATTCGTTTTTATTCGATGAGTTGCTCTGTTTCATTGCTGATGCTAAGTTACCTCTAAAGAA from Camelina sativa cultivar DH55 chromosome 7, Cs, whole genome shotgun sequence includes the following:
- the LOC104703372 gene encoding probable receptor-like protein kinase At1g80640, whose protein sequence is MSHLLRHLLLPIWVLLGFSIALATNSEETSSVVYVSGTSHEIPISQASPRMVAAQSPGPPIVKVVLRQDLNKKILIALIVSSTLLCVTVMFLLYLLLWRYRYMKNSFTGIKHKSDSVKSVSTKPIVHKIESVRKGTIPVYEYQLLESATNKFSDSNVLSRGGRGCLYRACLDEKSSVAVKKLDGGGETDIEKQFETEVDWLAKIKHQNIVSLLGFCVYRQTSCIVYEMMQNGSLETQLHGPSQGSGLTWQLRMKIAVDIARGLEYLHEHCHPPIVHRDLKSSSILLDSDFNAKISDFGFAMVLTTQNKNLNRASEYLLDGKVTDKNDVYSFGVILLELLLGKKSVEKPSCEPESIITWAVPKLSDRANLPNILDPAIKGTMDLKHLYQVAAVAVLCVQPEPSYRPLITDVLHSLIPLLPVELGGSLRIL